A stretch of Aedes aegypti strain LVP_AGWG chromosome 2, AaegL5.0 Primary Assembly, whole genome shotgun sequence DNA encodes these proteins:
- the LOC23687747 gene encoding putative gustatory receptor 2a: MAMLRIIIKVFQIFCLIPFNYKTENVSNFLTIFSTCDSFWLIAHIILNISLMAIGRFLHSEVFHAHYFVGHINDIIKFCIGILTVLVALIGRIAYRKSLANIWAYFANRTSNGLNHCSPAIKKYCIKFWIYHIAIILIEYCVIRGIGFNHQWLYFWLSNIYPSTMCRLIHLCHILYIDYLNEEFEKLLGNLSNVNKLMEELKEFRKPDDRFQLKLRENVSLLLSCKKQYSAIWSVMRTVNKLYAWVQVLNIANNFIQFSCDFYWAYMHFYKLLKIEGISALVLCLIPSPLVLLMLLTAAEKFRTLGAKVGSMLHEIPKFDNPELYDIVYSFSMQVKQQPMQLLAYSLMKIDYSLTIRIVAGVASYMIIFIQLTS, translated from the exons ATGGCTATGTTGAGAATAATcataaaagttttccaaatattttgtttgattccattcaattataaaactgaaaatgtttcaaacttTCTAACCATCTTTTCAACTTGTGATAGCTTCTGGTTGATTGCACATATCATCTTGAACATATCACTTATGGCCATCGGGAGATTCCTCCATTCAGAAGTGTTCCACGCTCATTATTTCGTAGGACACATAAATGATATTATTAAATTCTGTATCGGAATACTCACGGTGTTGGTGGCATTGATAGGTCGAATCGCTTATCGCAAATCGCTTGCGAATATTTGGGCATATTTTGCAAATCGGACATCCAATGGACTGAATCACTGCAGTCCAGCCATCAAAAAATACTGCATCAAGTTCTGGATTTATCACATCGCcataattttgattgaatattgtGTTATCCGAGGCATTGGCTTCAACCATCAGTGGCTTTACTTCTGGCTCAGTAATATCTATCCGTCAACTATGTGTAGATTGATTCATTTGTGTCATATTTTGTACATAGACTATCTCAATGAAGAATTTGAGAAATTGTTAGGAAATTTATCAAACGTTAATAAGTTAATGGAGGAATTGAAAGAATTTCGCAAGCCCGACGATAGATTTCAGCTAAAACTAAGAGAGAATGTTTCACTTTTATTGAGCTGTAAGAAACAATATAGCGCTATATGGAGCGTTATGAGAACAGTTAACAAGTTGTATGCATGGGTACAGGTCCTTAATATTGCcaacaattttattcaattttcctGTGACTTCTATTGGGCTTACATGCACTTTTATAAACTCCTAAAAATTGAAGGCATAAGTG CACTCGTTCTTTGTCTCATCCCATCGCCATTGGTTTTGTTGATGTTGTTGACTGCCGCGGAGAAATTTCGAACGCTTGGAGCCAAAGTGGGAAGTATGCTTCACGAAATTCCCAAATTTGACAATCCGGAATTGTACGACATTGTATACAGCTTCTCGATGCAAGTTAAACAACAACCAATGCAGCTATTGGCATACAGTTTGATGAAAATTGACTATTCTCTGACTATAAGA ataGTGGCCGGAGTCGCATCATATATGATTATATTTATACAGCTGACATCATAA